One genomic segment of Bacteroides caccae includes these proteins:
- a CDS encoding hybrid sensor histidine kinase/response regulator transcription factor, with translation MKYIVYIFLLFPILVTAQTYKYIGIENGLSNRRIFNIQKDDQGYMWFLTNEGMDRYNGKDIKHYKLNKDDNSVASQIHLGWLYATPEAGLWVIGRKGRLFQYEKQYDRFTIGYKLPDISKTISYGYVDHNNNIWLCCNDSIVLYNIKNAHTFQFPNILHSNITAIEQIDDNHFFIATETGVRYAKLENGALQIIPTETLDYFHTQVSVLYFQQQQKKLYIGSFERGIFVYDMLSQEIIRPEADLSDVNITRIRPLNETELLVATEGMGVYKLDMNKCILERYISANYQSYNEMNGDNINDVFVDESKRIWLANYPTGITVIDYRYENYHWMKHSMGNKQSIVNDQVHAVIEDSDGDLWFGTSNGISLYNSGTGEWHSFLSSFNHQLKDKNHIFITLCEVSPGIIWAGGYTSGIYKINKADLSVEYFSPYLLSHINMRPDKYIRDMIKDSKGHIWSGGYYNLKCFDLATNSVRLYPGVSSITAIAEKDSHNMWIGTAMGLYLLNRDSGKYEYIKLEAGSTYINTLYQADNGLLYVGTNGAGVFIYDAQNKKFEHYIAKNSALVSNSIFTILPEVDGRIMMSTENGVTSFHTKEKIFHNWTKGEGLLPAYFNASSGVLRKNKNFVFGSTDGAIELPQNVKFPDYVYTKMIFSDLNISYQPVYPGEEDSPLEKSINDTDVLELKYNQNTFSFRVSTINYDSPGNALYAWKLDGFFEKWTEPGTANLIRYTNLPPGKYTLYVRAISREEHDIVFEERTMRIVVTHPFWSSWWAITCYVLLVILGFIFILRVMNLRKQKKISDEKTSFFINTAHDIRTPLTLIKAPLEELLDEEPLSANGITRANTALRNVGTLLRLTNNLINFERADVYSSELCVSEYELNTYMHEVYETFSSYAAIKHIDFTYESSFSYLNVWFDKEKMDSILKNILSNSLKYTPENGKVSVSVSESNDSWKVIIEDTGIGIPSSEQSKLFKLHFRASNAINSKVTGSGIGLMLVGKLVRLHGGKINVESIEHQGTTVRIVFPKSNKHFQNAGLIPPAKPLEQTPELTVPNISATPVNTVETTNSQRILIVEDNDELRSYLVSSLSSMYHVQACGNGREALIIAKEFWPDLILSDIMMPEMRGDELCVAIKNDIETSHIPVLLLTALGDENNILDGMSIGADAYIVKPFNVRILKASIANLLANRALLRSRYANLDIDSEPMIPSANGTTSLDWQFISAVKKSIEENMDNTGFSVDVLCELHHMSRTSFYCKLKALTGQSPTDLIRITRLKRATQLLKEGGHTIAEISDMTGFSESKYFREVFKKHYKMSPTKYAKEGSNSSPIITEDNLSDD, from the coding sequence ATGAAATACATTGTATATATTTTCCTTTTGTTTCCTATTCTGGTCACGGCACAAACTTACAAATATATAGGAATAGAAAATGGATTAAGTAATCGAAGGATATTCAACATTCAGAAAGATGATCAAGGCTATATGTGGTTTCTCACCAATGAAGGAATGGATCGTTATAATGGTAAAGATATAAAGCATTATAAACTGAACAAAGATGATAATTCCGTTGCTTCCCAAATACACCTCGGTTGGTTATATGCTACTCCGGAGGCAGGTTTATGGGTGATTGGCAGAAAAGGACGTCTCTTTCAATATGAAAAGCAATATGATCGTTTTACGATAGGATATAAACTACCGGATATATCGAAAACGATTAGTTATGGTTATGTAGACCACAACAATAATATTTGGTTATGCTGCAATGATTCTATTGTATTATACAATATCAAAAATGCTCATACATTTCAGTTCCCTAATATACTACACAGCAATATTACAGCCATAGAGCAGATAGATGACAATCATTTCTTTATAGCAACAGAAACAGGCGTGAGGTATGCTAAACTGGAAAACGGTGCTTTACAAATTATCCCTACCGAGACGCTTGATTATTTTCATACGCAAGTAAGTGTGTTGTATTTCCAGCAACAGCAAAAAAAATTATATATCGGCTCATTTGAGAGGGGTATTTTTGTATATGATATGCTTTCCCAAGAGATTATCCGGCCTGAAGCAGATCTTAGTGATGTGAATATAACCCGTATCAGACCATTAAATGAAACAGAACTATTAGTGGCAACCGAAGGCATGGGCGTATATAAGCTAGACATGAACAAATGCATATTAGAACGTTACATATCAGCAAATTACCAAAGCTATAATGAAATGAATGGTGACAACATCAATGACGTATTTGTTGATGAATCAAAACGAATATGGCTTGCCAATTATCCCACAGGAATTACAGTTATAGATTATCGTTATGAAAACTATCATTGGATGAAACACTCTATGGGCAACAAGCAGTCCATTGTCAATGACCAGGTGCACGCTGTCATTGAAGACAGTGATGGAGATTTATGGTTTGGTACGAGTAACGGCATTAGTCTTTACAATTCGGGAACGGGAGAATGGCATTCTTTTTTGAGTTCTTTCAATCATCAGCTAAAAGACAAAAATCATATATTCATAACTTTATGTGAGGTTTCACCCGGCATTATCTGGGCAGGAGGCTATACTTCCGGTATATACAAGATAAATAAAGCAGATTTATCCGTGGAATATTTCTCTCCTTATTTACTTTCACACATAAATATGCGCCCGGATAAATATATCCGTGATATGATAAAAGACTCAAAAGGACATATATGGTCGGGAGGATACTATAATTTAAAATGCTTTGATTTGGCAACTAACAGTGTTCGCCTATATCCGGGAGTAAGTTCTATTACAGCTATTGCCGAAAAAGATAGTCATAATATGTGGATCGGAACGGCAATGGGATTGTATTTGCTGAATAGAGACTCCGGGAAATACGAATATATTAAGTTGGAAGCCGGATCGACCTACATCAATACGCTTTATCAAGCAGATAACGGACTGCTATATGTTGGTACGAATGGAGCGGGAGTATTTATATATGATGCACAAAATAAGAAATTTGAGCATTATATAGCTAAAAATTCCGCACTTGTTTCCAACAGCATTTTTACTATTTTGCCTGAAGTTGACGGACGAATCATGATGAGTACGGAAAATGGGGTCACCAGTTTTCATACGAAGGAAAAAATATTCCATAACTGGACCAAAGGAGAAGGATTATTGCCTGCCTATTTCAATGCTTCATCCGGAGTATTACGTAAAAATAAGAACTTTGTATTTGGTAGTACGGACGGAGCTATCGAACTTCCCCAAAATGTAAAGTTCCCCGATTATGTATATACAAAGATGATATTCAGCGATTTGAATATTTCATACCAGCCTGTATATCCGGGAGAAGAAGATTCTCCATTGGAGAAAAGTATCAATGATACGGATGTGTTGGAGCTGAAATATAATCAGAATACATTCTCATTTAGAGTTTCCACTATCAACTATGATTCTCCGGGAAATGCTCTCTATGCATGGAAGTTGGATGGTTTCTTCGAAAAATGGACCGAACCGGGAACAGCCAATCTGATTCGCTATACCAATTTGCCACCGGGAAAATATACTCTTTATGTACGTGCCATTTCAAGGGAAGAACATGATATTGTTTTTGAAGAGCGTACAATGAGAATTGTCGTTACGCACCCTTTTTGGTCTAGTTGGTGGGCAATCACTTGTTACGTGTTATTAGTAATTTTGGGATTCATCTTTATTCTACGGGTTATGAATTTAAGAAAGCAAAAGAAAATTTCAGATGAAAAGACGAGTTTCTTCATTAATACAGCTCATGACATACGTACTCCGCTAACTCTGATTAAAGCTCCTTTAGAGGAACTGCTGGATGAAGAACCTTTATCCGCCAACGGAATAACTCGTGCAAATACTGCATTAAGAAATGTGGGGACTCTTTTACGGTTAACCAACAATCTTATTAATTTTGAGCGTGCGGATGTGTATTCTTCAGAATTGTGTGTTTCCGAATATGAGTTGAACACCTATATGCACGAAGTATATGAAACTTTTTCTTCCTATGCTGCTATCAAACATATTGACTTCACCTATGAGAGTTCTTTCAGTTATTTGAATGTGTGGTTTGATAAGGAGAAAATGGATTCAATTCTAAAAAACATTTTATCAAATTCACTAAAATACACTCCGGAGAATGGTAAAGTAAGTGTTTCAGTATCCGAAAGTAATGATTCTTGGAAAGTAATAATTGAGGATACGGGCATTGGAATTCCATCCAGTGAGCAGAGTAAGTTGTTCAAGCTCCATTTCCGAGCCAGTAATGCTATTAATTCCAAAGTTACGGGTAGTGGCATCGGGCTAATGCTGGTAGGAAAATTAGTTCGTCTTCATGGTGGTAAGATTAATGTGGAAAGTATAGAACATCAAGGAACTACTGTCAGGATTGTTTTCCCGAAAAGTAATAAGCATTTTCAGAATGCCGGTTTGATTCCACCAGCCAAACCGTTGGAACAGACTCCTGAACTGACGGTTCCCAATATTTCTGCCACACCGGTGAATACCGTAGAAACAACAAACTCACAACGTATTCTAATTGTAGAAGACAATGATGAGTTGCGTTCCTATCTGGTCAGTTCATTATCTTCGATGTATCACGTACAAGCTTGCGGAAATGGGCGGGAAGCACTAATTATTGCAAAAGAATTCTGGCCCGACCTTATTCTTTCAGATATCATGATGCCGGAGATGAGAGGCGATGAGCTATGTGTCGCTATAAAAAATGATATTGAGACATCACATATTCCGGTACTGCTGCTTACAGCTTTGGGAGATGAAAACAACATTCTTGACGGGATGTCAATCGGTGCAGACGCATATATTGTCAAACCTTTCAACGTGAGAATATTGAAAGCAAGTATTGCAAACTTATTGGCTAACAGGGCGTTGTTACGTAGCAGATATGCTAATCTGGATATTGATTCGGAACCTATGATACCGTCAGCAAACGGAACCACCAGTCTTGATTGGCAGTTTATATCCGCTGTAAAGAAAAGTATTGAGGAAAATATGGATAATACAGGTTTCTCTGTCGATGTACTTTGTGAGTTGCATCACATGAGCCGTACTAGTTTCTATTGTAAACTGAAGGCGTTGACAGGACAGTCTCCGACAGATCTGATTCGAATTACCCGTTTGAAACGTGCTACACAACTATTAAAAGAAGGTGGACATACTATTGCCGAAATCTCAGATATGACCGGCTTCTCTGAAAGCAAATACTTCCGGGAGGTATTCAAGAAACATTATAAGATGAGTCCGACTAAATATGCAAAAGAAGGAAGTAACTCCTCTCCTATTATAACGGAAGACAATTTATCCGATGACTAA
- a CDS encoding TonB-dependent receptor, producing the protein MRKNTVCLFLFSSLLSISGMAENRKDSTQIGRNYVIDEVVVTGTRNETDIRHLPMTISIVNRQQIEKRYEPSLLPLLTEQVPGWFTTSRGIMGYGVSTGAAGGMSLRGIGGSPTAGLLVLIDGHPQYMGLMGHPIADAYQSMLAERVEVLRGPASVLYGSNAMGGVINIVTRKQQEEGVKNNMQVGYGSYNTLQTEFSNRVKKGCFSSVVTGSYNRTDGHRSDMEFEQYGGYAKLGYDLSTFWKVWEDINVTHFNASNPGTVQTPLFDNDSRITRGMTSFALENHYEKTSGTLSFFYNWGRHKINDGYKTGEEPQKSHFNSKDRMLGISWYQSATLFTGNRVTTGFDYQHFGGESWNKVLATGERKSGVDKQMDEFAGYIDFRQDINSWLSLDAGVRVDHHSHVGTEWIPQGGLAFHFPKNTEVKAMVSKGYRNPTIREMYMFAPANPELEPEKMINYEFSYSQCLLEGALSYGMNLYYINGDNIIMSNGLTPPLNINSGEIENWGIETNVGYRINSHWNIYANYSWLHMENPVLAAPEHKLYAGMDYTSGRWNISTGFQYVSGLYSSVTKGHEQQENFVLWNLRGNYRICHFADIFVKGENLLAQRYEINAGYPMPKATFMGGINVNF; encoded by the coding sequence ATGAGAAAGAATACAGTTTGTTTATTTCTATTCAGTAGTCTGTTGTCCATTTCGGGAATGGCAGAAAACAGAAAAGACAGTACGCAAATAGGACGAAATTATGTTATTGATGAGGTCGTAGTTACCGGAACACGCAATGAAACGGATATACGCCATTTGCCTATGACTATTTCCATTGTCAATAGACAACAGATAGAAAAAAGGTATGAACCTTCCTTGTTGCCATTATTGACCGAACAAGTACCGGGGTGGTTTACTACCAGTCGTGGTATTATGGGATATGGTGTGTCTACAGGTGCAGCAGGTGGCATGAGTTTACGGGGGATTGGTGGTAGTCCGACAGCGGGGCTATTAGTCTTAATTGATGGTCACCCGCAATATATGGGGCTAATGGGACATCCGATAGCAGATGCCTACCAATCCATGCTGGCAGAAAGGGTAGAGGTTCTACGTGGTCCTGCATCTGTCCTTTATGGTTCGAATGCAATGGGCGGAGTTATCAATATTGTTACCCGTAAACAACAGGAAGAAGGGGTGAAGAACAATATGCAAGTAGGTTATGGTTCTTATAATACTTTGCAGACAGAATTTTCAAATCGGGTGAAGAAAGGGTGTTTCAGCAGTGTCGTGACAGGTTCATACAACCGGACGGATGGACATCGTTCCGATATGGAGTTCGAGCAATATGGAGGATATGCCAAACTAGGCTATGACTTAAGTACTTTCTGGAAAGTATGGGAAGATATAAATGTAACGCATTTCAATGCTTCCAATCCTGGAACGGTTCAAACTCCGCTTTTCGACAATGATTCACGCATCACTCGCGGCATGACTTCGTTTGCTTTAGAGAATCATTATGAAAAGACTTCAGGTACCTTGAGCTTTTTCTACAACTGGGGACGGCATAAGATAAACGACGGATATAAAACTGGAGAAGAACCACAAAAGTCACATTTTAATTCCAAAGACCGGATGCTGGGTATATCGTGGTATCAGAGTGCCACTCTTTTCACGGGTAACCGTGTGACAACAGGATTTGATTATCAACATTTCGGAGGGGAATCTTGGAATAAAGTTCTGGCTACGGGCGAACGCAAATCGGGAGTAGATAAGCAAATGGATGAATTTGCAGGGTATATTGACTTTCGTCAGGATATAAATAGCTGGTTATCTCTGGATGCAGGAGTCCGTGTAGATCATCATTCTCATGTCGGTACAGAATGGATTCCACAAGGAGGTCTGGCATTTCATTTTCCGAAAAATACGGAAGTAAAAGCAATGGTAAGTAAAGGCTATCGCAATCCGACTATCCGGGAAATGTATATGTTTGCTCCTGCCAATCCCGAGTTGGAGCCTGAAAAGATGATTAATTATGAGTTCTCGTACTCTCAATGTTTATTGGAAGGAGCATTGTCTTACGGAATGAACCTTTACTACATCAATGGCGACAATATTATTATGAGTAATGGATTGACGCCTCCTTTGAATATCAACTCCGGAGAAATTGAAAACTGGGGCATTGAAACCAATGTCGGCTATCGTATTAACTCTCATTGGAACATCTATGCCAATTATAGTTGGCTGCACATGGAAAATCCCGTTCTGGCCGCTCCTGAACATAAACTATATGCAGGTATGGACTATACCTCCGGTCGTTGGAATATTTCAACAGGCTTTCAATATGTGAGCGGACTTTATTCCTCCGTTACAAAGGGGCATGAGCAACAAGAAAATTTTGTTCTATGGAATCTTCGAGGCAACTATCGTATATGTCATTTTGCAGATATCTTTGTCAAAGGAGAGAATTTGTTAGCGCAACGATATGAAATAAATGCAGGCTATCCCATGCCAAAAGCAACATTTATGGGTGGCATTAATGTGAATTTTTAA